A region from the Octopus sinensis unplaced genomic scaffold, ASM634580v1 Contig14296, whole genome shotgun sequence genome encodes:
- the LOC115230065 gene encoding uncharacterized protein LOC115230065, which translates to MDLYLIFNDLRKAFDSINGIALSEILKKLGFPEKFVRMLRQLHDNMKVRANVGGTLSDPISLENGVKQGDIPAPTLFAMSPLYCSKINDTQQISLPNPTFHEFLFRLTLRHSCRCNSFSTSADLLSGRDFRQSLSNIRTFQHPIFIGLHLHLNLLTVAR; encoded by the exons ATGGACTTATACCTGATTTTCAATGATCTAAGAAAAGCGTTTGATTCTATCAATGGAATTGCACTTTCGGAGATCCTGAAAAAGCTAGGATTCCCTGAAAAATTTGTAAGAATGCTTAGACAATTACATGACAATATGAAAGTGAGAGCTAATGTTGGAGGTACCTTATCAGATCCAATTTCTCtagaaaatggtgtaaaacaaggtGATATTCCTGCTCCGACATTGTTTGCTAT GTCTCCTCTCTACTGCTCCAAAATAAATGATACACAGCAGATTTCTCTACCAAACCCCACTTTCCATGAATTTTTGTTTCGGCTAACTCTACGACATTCATGTCGCTGTAACTCTTTTTCAACAAGCGCGGATCTCCTCTCCGGACGAGATTTCAGACAATCATTGTCTAACATTCGAACATTCCAACATCCTATATTCATAGGCTTGCATCTTCACCTGAATTTACTCACAGTTGCAAGATGA